The following are from one region of the Sandaracinus amylolyticus genome:
- a CDS encoding MFS transporter → MTRTRRLLVLGALYFAQGLPFGFFVQALPVVLRERGVSLSLIGLSSLLAMPWALKPLVAPLVDRARTRRAWIVPLQITSALLLALAALASPEASLPALFAIVALTNLAAAAQDIATDALAVDLLPADERGLGNGLQVAGYRVGMIAGGGVVLGAMAHIGWAPAMLALGATLAVATIPLLITHEPARTPAPPRPTITALREAASRPGALRWLRVLVLFKAGEALATAMARPMLVDRGLDAGDLAALLGGTGFAAGLAGALIGGALVPRLGRRRALAIFGALQIVGIAMWLVPATGVRSLVTLHVVVAIEHVFAGMATAALFTAMMDACRPAHAATDYALQASVVVLATGVASALGGVSAEHLGYVGHFVLAIVLAVIGLADVVRVPVARSPSFA, encoded by the coding sequence ATGACTCGCACACGCCGTCTCCTGGTGCTCGGTGCGCTCTACTTCGCGCAGGGCCTCCCATTCGGGTTCTTCGTGCAGGCGCTGCCCGTCGTGCTCCGCGAGCGCGGCGTGTCGCTCTCGCTCATCGGGCTCTCGTCGTTGCTCGCGATGCCGTGGGCGCTCAAGCCGCTGGTCGCGCCGCTCGTCGATCGTGCGCGCACCCGTCGCGCGTGGATCGTCCCGCTGCAGATCACGAGCGCGCTCCTGCTCGCGCTCGCTGCGCTCGCGTCGCCCGAGGCGAGCCTGCCCGCGCTCTTCGCGATCGTCGCGCTGACGAACCTCGCTGCGGCGGCGCAAGACATCGCGACCGACGCGCTCGCGGTCGATCTCCTCCCCGCGGACGAGCGCGGGCTCGGCAACGGCCTGCAGGTCGCGGGCTATCGCGTCGGCATGATCGCGGGCGGCGGCGTGGTGCTCGGCGCGATGGCCCACATCGGCTGGGCACCGGCGATGCTCGCGCTCGGTGCGACCCTCGCGGTCGCGACCATCCCGCTGCTGATCACGCACGAGCCCGCGCGCACGCCCGCGCCGCCGCGTCCCACGATCACCGCGCTGCGGGAGGCCGCGTCGCGACCGGGTGCGCTGCGCTGGCTCCGCGTGCTCGTGCTCTTCAAGGCGGGCGAGGCGCTCGCCACCGCGATGGCGCGCCCGATGCTCGTCGATCGCGGGCTCGACGCGGGCGATCTCGCGGCGCTCCTCGGCGGCACCGGCTTCGCCGCGGGCCTCGCGGGCGCGCTGATCGGCGGCGCGCTCGTGCCGCGGCTCGGACGCCGTCGCGCCCTCGCGATCTTCGGCGCGCTGCAGATCGTAGGCATCGCGATGTGGCTCGTGCCCGCGACCGGCGTGCGCTCGCTCGTGACGCTGCACGTGGTCGTCGCGATCGAGCACGTCTTCGCCGGCATGGCCACCGCGGCGCTCTTCACGGCGATGATGGACGCGTGCCGTCCCGCGCACGCCGCGACCGACTATGCGCTTCAGGCGAGCGTCGTCGTGCTCGCGACCGGCGTCGCGTCGGCGCTCGGCGGCGTGAGCGCGGAGCACCTCGGCTACGTCGGTCACTTCGTGCTCGCGATCGTGCTCGCGGTGATCGGCCTCGCCGACGTCGTGCGCGTGCCGGTCGCGAGGTCGCCCTCGTTCGCGTGA
- the coaD gene encoding pantetheine-phosphate adenylyltransferase, with translation MTIAVYAGTFDPLTEGHVSVVRQAVRLFAHVRVLVAVHPTKKPLFTADERVAMIREALAMMPTVSVAWTSSLVIDHARAIGATHLVRGLRDAADAAWETDLARQNRELAPDLSTIMLPAEAHLAKVSSSELKARAARGEDLEPWCPPSIASHLRARLAEVAR, from the coding sequence ATGACGATCGCGGTCTACGCCGGCACCTTCGATCCGCTCACCGAGGGCCACGTCTCGGTGGTGCGACAGGCGGTGCGGCTCTTCGCGCACGTGCGCGTGCTCGTCGCGGTGCATCCGACCAAGAAGCCGCTCTTCACCGCCGACGAGCGCGTCGCGATGATCCGCGAGGCGCTCGCGATGATGCCCACCGTGAGCGTCGCGTGGACGAGCTCGCTCGTGATCGATCACGCCCGCGCGATCGGCGCGACCCACCTGGTGCGCGGCCTGCGCGATGCGGCCGACGCGGCGTGGGAGACCGATCTCGCGCGGCAGAATCGCGAGCTCGCGCCCGATCTCAGCACGATCATGCTGCCCGCCGAGGCCCACCTCGCGAAGGTCTCGTCCTCGGAGCTCAAGGCGCGCGCGGCGCGCGGCGAGGATCTCGAGCCGTGGTGCCCGCCCTCGATCGCGTCGCACCTGCGCGCGCGGCTCGCGGAGGTCGCGCGATGA
- a CDS encoding MBL fold metallo-hydrolase: protein MRLVPLGVGDAFSERWYSTSFAIESEGALILVDCPHPIRKMLREARETSGLDLRLERASAVVLTHLHADHASGLEGYGYFSHFALGTKARIVAHPAVIARAWDGHLAAGMERLETASGLRAMKFDDYFEHVPLDTTRAITIGPFEIECRGTHHHVPTTALRIRAGGRSLGLSADTSFDPKLIAWLAEADLVVHETNLGTHTPYESLAALDPALRAKMRLVHFPDSFDLGASNIECLEQGRTYEV, encoded by the coding sequence ATGAGACTCGTGCCGCTCGGCGTCGGTGATGCGTTCTCCGAGCGCTGGTACTCGACCTCGTTCGCGATCGAGAGCGAGGGCGCGCTGATCCTCGTCGACTGCCCGCACCCGATCCGCAAGATGCTGCGCGAGGCGCGCGAGACCTCGGGGCTCGATCTGCGGCTCGAGCGCGCGTCCGCGGTCGTGCTCACGCACCTGCACGCGGATCACGCGTCGGGGCTCGAGGGATACGGCTACTTCTCGCACTTCGCGCTCGGCACGAAGGCGCGGATCGTCGCGCATCCCGCGGTCATCGCGCGCGCCTGGGACGGGCACCTCGCGGCGGGCATGGAGCGGCTCGAGACCGCGTCGGGGCTGCGCGCGATGAAGTTCGACGACTACTTCGAGCACGTGCCGCTCGACACCACGCGCGCGATCACGATCGGTCCGTTCGAGATCGAGTGCCGCGGCACGCACCACCACGTGCCCACCACCGCGCTGAGGATCCGCGCCGGGGGTCGCTCGCTCGGTCTGTCCGCGGACACGTCGTTCGATCCCAAGCTGATCGCGTGGCTCGCGGAGGCGGACCTCGTCGTGCACGAGACCAACCTCGGGACCCACACGCCCTACGAGTCGCTCGCCGCCCTCGATCCCGCGCTGCGTGCGAAGATGCGGCTCGTGCACTTCCCCGACTCGTTCGACCTCGGCGCATCGAACATCGAGTGCCTCGAGCAGGGCCGCACCTACGAGGTCTGA